In Oryza glaberrima chromosome 8, OglaRS2, whole genome shotgun sequence, the following are encoded in one genomic region:
- the LOC127782101 gene encoding probable WRKY transcription factor 4 isoform X5 codes for MDNQSGQPQYGMADHGFRPFSASISAPSTAQQHTGSSSNTAVIQVATPPSHTDYGNIYLADDGYHWRMCGQNTIQGEPCQTIFYYQCAQANCMVQKLVARSADGQTTQTFSMGVHNHPQRSVRWLRDGSERLEPMSQVGVLVGGVLVGASDAAGATVGPSVPETGHGNDQTSGSSDSDEDNDSDVGIDGDAAAAASADANALQRHVAAPIEGNIARTASEVGILDHRARHENSHPRKKR; via the exons ATGGACAATCAATCAGGACAACCGCAGTACGGCATGGCTGATCATGGATTCCGCCCCTTCTCAGCCTCAATCTCGGCACCATCTACTGCACAGCAGCACACGGGTTCTTCGTCGAACACTGCAGTAATTCAGGTGGCAACCCCGCCATCCCACACAGATTATGGTAACATATACCTAGCTGATGATGGCTACCATTGGAGGATGTGTGGGCAGAACACAATTCAGGGTGAGCCATGCCAGACGATATTCTACTATCAGTGTGCCCAAGCAAACTGCATGGTCCAGAAATTGGTCGCACGCTCTGCAGACGGACAGACCACTCAAACATTTTCTATGGGCGTTCATAACCACCCACAGAGGTCAGTAAGGTGGCTCAGAGATGGTTCAGAAAGACTGGAGCCAATGTCTCAAGTTGGTGTGCTAGTTGGGGGTGTGCTAGTTGGGGCATCAGATGCTGCAGGGGCTACTGTTGGACCTTCAGTGCCTGAGACAGGACATGGAAATGATCAAACGTCTGGGTCAAGTGATAGCGATGAAGACAATGATAGTGATGTAGGAATTGACggggatgctgctgctgctgcttctgctgatGCCAATGCATTACAAAG ACATGTTGCAGCTCCAATCGAAGGGAATATTGCACGAACTGCAAGTGAGGTTGGTATTTTGGATCACCGTGCTCGTCATGAAAATTCTCACCCAAG GAAAAAACGATGA
- the LOC127782101 gene encoding probable WRKY transcription factor 4 isoform X3, translating to MNRHVVAISCRRLLQSSEFLATINRFLDSYLSLLIHRILHQDSNSIHFRLHSLQQIPNMTSIEMEMDNQSGQPQYGMADHGFRPFSASISAPSTAQQHTGSSSNTAVIQVATPPSHTDYGNIYLADDGYHWRMCGQNTIQGEPCQTIFYYQCAQANCMVQKLVARSADGQTTQTFSMGVHNHPQRSVRWLRDGSERLEPMSQVGVLVGGVLVGASDAAGATVGPSVPETGHGNDQTSGSSDSDEDNDSDVGIDGDAAAAASADANALQRHVAAPIEGNIARTASEVGILDHRARHENSHPRKKR from the exons ATGAATCGCCATGTTGTTGCGATCTCTTGTCGGCGATTGCTGCAATCTTCGGAATTTCTTGCAACTATAAACAG ATTTTTGGATTCCTATCTTTCACTTCTCATCCATAGGATCTTGCATCAAGATTCAAATTCCATTCATTTTAGGCTGCATTCTCTACAGCAGATTCCCAATATGACGTCGATCGAAATG GAAATGGACAATCAATCAGGACAACCGCAGTACGGCATGGCTGATCATGGATTCCGCCCCTTCTCAGCCTCAATCTCGGCACCATCTACTGCACAGCAGCACACGGGTTCTTCGTCGAACACTGCAGTAATTCAGGTGGCAACCCCGCCATCCCACACAGATTATGGTAACATATACCTAGCTGATGATGGCTACCATTGGAGGATGTGTGGGCAGAACACAATTCAGGGTGAGCCATGCCAGACGATATTCTACTATCAGTGTGCCCAAGCAAACTGCATGGTCCAGAAATTGGTCGCACGCTCTGCAGACGGACAGACCACTCAAACATTTTCTATGGGCGTTCATAACCACCCACAGAGGTCAGTAAGGTGGCTCAGAGATGGTTCAGAAAGACTGGAGCCAATGTCTCAAGTTGGTGTGCTAGTTGGGGGTGTGCTAGTTGGGGCATCAGATGCTGCAGGGGCTACTGTTGGACCTTCAGTGCCTGAGACAGGACATGGAAATGATCAAACGTCTGGGTCAAGTGATAGCGATGAAGACAATGATAGTGATGTAGGAATTGACggggatgctgctgctgctgcttctgctgatGCCAATGCATTACAAAG ACATGTTGCAGCTCCAATCGAAGGGAATATTGCACGAACTGCAAGTGAGGTTGGTATTTTGGATCACCGTGCTCGTCATGAAAATTCTCACCCAAG GAAAAAACGATGA
- the LOC127782101 gene encoding probable WRKY transcription factor 4 isoform X4, whose amino-acid sequence MNRHVVAISCRRLLQSSEFLATINRFLDSYLSLLIHRILHQDSNSIHFRLHSLQQIPNMTSIEMEMDNQSGQPQYGMADHGFRPFSASISAPSTAQQHTGSSSNTAVIQVATPPSHTDYGNIYLADDGYHWRMCGQNTIQGEPCQTIFYYQCAQANCMVQKLVARSADGQTTQTFSMGVHNHPQRSVRWLRDGSERLEPMSQVGVLVGGVLVGASDAAGATVGPSVPETGHGNDQTSGSSDSDEDNDSDVGIDGDAAAAASADANALQSSNRREYCTNCK is encoded by the exons ATGAATCGCCATGTTGTTGCGATCTCTTGTCGGCGATTGCTGCAATCTTCGGAATTTCTTGCAACTATAAACAG ATTTTTGGATTCCTATCTTTCACTTCTCATCCATAGGATCTTGCATCAAGATTCAAATTCCATTCATTTTAGGCTGCATTCTCTACAGCAGATTCCCAATATGACGTCGATCGAAATG GAAATGGACAATCAATCAGGACAACCGCAGTACGGCATGGCTGATCATGGATTCCGCCCCTTCTCAGCCTCAATCTCGGCACCATCTACTGCACAGCAGCACACGGGTTCTTCGTCGAACACTGCAGTAATTCAGGTGGCAACCCCGCCATCCCACACAGATTATGGTAACATATACCTAGCTGATGATGGCTACCATTGGAGGATGTGTGGGCAGAACACAATTCAGGGTGAGCCATGCCAGACGATATTCTACTATCAGTGTGCCCAAGCAAACTGCATGGTCCAGAAATTGGTCGCACGCTCTGCAGACGGACAGACCACTCAAACATTTTCTATGGGCGTTCATAACCACCCACAGAGGTCAGTAAGGTGGCTCAGAGATGGTTCAGAAAGACTGGAGCCAATGTCTCAAGTTGGTGTGCTAGTTGGGGGTGTGCTAGTTGGGGCATCAGATGCTGCAGGGGCTACTGTTGGACCTTCAGTGCCTGAGACAGGACATGGAAATGATCAAACGTCTGGGTCAAGTGATAGCGATGAAGACAATGATAGTGATGTAGGAATTGACggggatgctgctgctgctgcttctgctgatGCCAATGCATTACAAAG CTCCAATCGAAGGGAATATTGCACGAACTGCAAGTGA
- the LOC127782083 gene encoding uncharacterized protein LOC127782083: protein MSRRTTTARWVPRDRPEPAGRSGTGAPGRASHALGQMPRRRTTTTTARWVRRQGQKGEPGGSGHAAAPVDRLSALPDTLLHHVMSFLKAWEVVRTCVLSRRWRDLWASAPCVDIRLRGSGRDGAPPEDFGRFVYRLLLAREVSAPVDTLRLRSSNGEEYAETYDNDDVNIWICSAIKRNVRVIHLNGHHKDELVLENTAFVSHHLKILKLSHIKLDGKILKQLSSQCTSLEDLELNNCPVNGGEILSVSLKKLTMVKCSITVDLTICAPNLELLCCITPYYHVPLFENLSSLVAATIMLDDSFLRRDEFLYEVEEETSDDEDDNKTTSDHCDSKMDADSDAYDDDDNDDILYDEYLNSRHGNLVDDYNYGSDIDSDDDLHEYSQIANECRGGRYGYCHDSKWRGSYYETCKLADSFSGKYLLRSLSSARSLELLAHSGEVVMVRELRRCSTFGNLKTLSLGEWCMAAEFDGLIFLLQESPNLEMLFLKLELSYSNKEAINIGFELKERSFACKNLEVVNIRCSKDDERVHMLAELFVANGLPVEKIYVRRTGSTYLRSMKIIREMARDEL from the exons ATGTCCCGGAGGACCACCACCGCGCGGTGGGTGCCGCGTGACCGGCCGGAGCCGGCGGGGAGGTCTGGTACCGGCGCGCCGGGTCGTGCATCCCACGCGCTCGGCCAAATGCCTCGGAGgaggaccaccaccaccaccgcgcggtGGGTGCGGCGACAAGGGCAGAAGGGGGAGCCCGGTGGCTcaggccacgccgccgcccccgtcgACCGACTCAGCGCCCTCCCGGACACGCTCCTGCACCACGTCATGTCGTTCCTCAAGGCGTGGGAGGTGGTGCGCACCTGCGTGCTCTCGCGCCGCTGGCGCGACCTCTGGGCCTCCGCGCCGTGCGTCGACATCCGCCTGCGGGGCTCCGGCCGCGACGGCGCCCCACCGGAGGACTTCGGCAGGTTCGTGTACCGCCTGTTGCTGGCGCGGGAGGTGTCGGCCCCTGTGGATACGCTCCGGCTACGGTCGAGCAACGGGGAAGAATATGCCGAGACCTATGACAATGATGATGTCAATATCTGGATATGTTCTGCAATCAAACGCAATGTTCGAGTCATTCACCTTAATGGGCATCACAAGGATGAACTGGTGCTGGAGAACACTGCTTTTGTCTCTCACCACCTCAAGATCTTGAAGCTGTCGCACATCAAACTTGATGGAAAGATCCTCAAGCAGCTCTCTTCtcagtgcacttctctggaagACCTGGAGCTTAACAACTGTCCAGTTAATGGTGGTGAGATTCTCTCTGTCTCGCTGAAGAAACTGACGATGGTCAAGTGCTCGATCACTGTGGACCTCACGATCTGTGCTCCAAACCTTGAGTTGCTATGCTGCATCACCCCATATTATCATGTtcccttgttcgaaaacctgaGCTCACTGGTTGCTGCCACTATCATGCTTGATGACTCTTTCTTACGCCGTGATGAATTCCTCTATGAGGTTGAAGAGGAAACcagtgatgatgaggatgacaaTAAGACTACATCAGATCATTGTGATAGTAAAATGGATGCTGATAGTGATGCCTATGATGACGATGACAACGATGACATCCTATATGATGAATACCTGAACAGCCGTCATGGTAATTTGGTTGATGATTACAATTATGGCTCTGATATTGACAGCGATGACGATCTACATGAATATAGTCAGATAGCAAATGAATGTAGAGGTGGACGGTATGGCTACTGCCATGACAGCAAATGGCGTGGTAGTTATTATGAGACATGCAAGCTTGCTGATTCTTTCAGTGGCAAGTATTTACTTCGCAGCCTTTCAAGTGCTAGAAGCTTGGAGTTATTAGCTCATTCAGGGGAG GTGGTCATGGTTAGGGAACTGAGAAGGTGCTCAACATTTGGCAACTTGAAGACTTTATCCCTTGGAGAGTGGTGTATGGCTGCTGAGTTTGATGGATTAATTTTCTTACTTCAAGAGTCACCTAATTTGGAGATGCTTTTTCTTAAGCTTGAATTG AGCTACAGTAACAAGGAGGCAATAAATATTGGTTTCGAACTAAAGGAAAGATCGTTTGCCTGCAAAAATCTTGAAGTGGTGAATATCAGATGCTCTAAAGATGATGAAAGAGTCCATATGTTAGCAGAACTCTTTGTTGCTAATGGGTTACCCGTTGAGAAGATTTATGTCCGCAGGACAGGCAGCACCT ACCTCCGTAGCATGAAAATTATAAGGGAAATGGCCAGGGATGAGCTATGA
- the LOC127782084 gene encoding putative F-box/LRR-repeat protein At3g59170, giving the protein MSRRNTTGWPVPRGGAEPTGRPGPSAPVRAAHAFGQMPRRRTTTTARWVRRHQVHKGKPRGAAPVDRLSALPDALLHHVMSFLKAWEVVRTCVLSRRWRHTWASAPCVDIRAPSSRRERGPGRDSDPPEDFGRFVYRLLLAREVSAPVDTLRLRSSNGEEYAEMYDNDDVNMWISSAIKRNARVIHLNGHREDDDLLLEHTAFVSQRLKILKLSNVNLDWKIPRQLSSRCTSLTELELNNCPVNGGEISSVSLKKLRMVKCLITVDLSICAPNLELLCCITPYHRVPLFKNLSSLVAATIVLDDSFLCRDDFLHEDERGSSDDEDDNKTISDHYDKMVTNSDACGDGNLVDEYNYGSDIDSDDDVYEYSQIANECRDGKYSHCHDSECCSSYHDTCKLANSFSGQDLLCSLSNARSLELLAHSGEVVMVRELRRCSKFGNLKTLSLGEWCMAAEFDGLIFLLQETPNLERLFLKLELNYDNKEAVNIGVKLKERSFACKNLEVVNIRCSKDDGRVHMLAELFGANGLPLEKIFVRRTGSTYLRNMKKMRKIARDELRKARWFQLLNL; this is encoded by the exons ATGTCCCGTAGAAACACCACCGGGTGGCCGGTGCCTCGTGGCGGGGCGGAGCCGACGGGGAGGCCAGGGCCCAGTGCGCCGGTCCGCGCCGCCCACGCGTTCGGCCAAATGCCTCGGAGgaggaccaccaccaccgcgcggtGGGTGCGGCGCCACCAAGTGCACAAGGGGAAgccccgcggcgccgcccccgtCGACCGACTCAGCGCCCTCCCGGACGCGCTCCTGCACCACGTCATGTCGTTCCTCAAGGCGTGGGAGGTGGTGCGCACCTGCGTGCTCTCGCGCCGCTGGCGCCACACCTGGGCCTCCGCGCCGTGCGTTGACATCCGCGCTCCGAGCTCTCGCCGCGAGCGGGGTCCCGGCCGCGACAGCGACCCGCCGGAGGACTTCGGCAGGTTCGTGTACCGCCTGTTGCTGGCGCGGGAGGTTTCCGCACCGGTGGACACGCTCCGGCTGCGGTCGAGCAACGGGGAGGAATATGCCGAGATGTATGACAATGATGATGTCAACATGTGGATCTCTTCTGCGATCAAACGCAATGCTCGAGTCATTCACCTTAACGGGCACCGCGAGGACGACGACCTGTTGTTGGAGCACACTGCCTTTGTCTCTCAACGCCTCAAGATCTTGAAGCTGTCGAACGTCAATCTTGATTGGAAGATCCCCAGACAGCTCTCTTCTCGGTGCACTTCCCTTACAGAGCTAGAGCTTAACAATTGCCCGGTTAATGGCGGCGAGATTTCGTCCGTCTCACTGAAGAAACTGAGGATGGTCAAATGCTTGATCACTGTGGACCTCTCGATCTGTGCTCCAAACCTTGAGTTGCTATGCTGCATCACCCCATACCATCGTGTTCCCTTGTTCAAAAACCTGAGCTCACTGGTTGCCGCCACTATCGTACTTGATGACTCTTTCTTGTGCCGTGATGATTTCCTCCATGAGGATGAAAGGGGAAGCAGCGATGATGAGGATGACAATAAGACTATATCAGATCATTATGATAAAATGGTTACTAATAGTGATGCATGTGGTGATGGTAATTTGGTTGATGAATACAATTATGGCTCTGATATTGACAGTGATGACGATGTATATGAATATAGTCAGATAGCAAATGAATGTAGAGATGGAAAGTATAGCCACTGCCATGACAGCGAATGCTGCAGTAGTTATCATGACACTTGCAAGCTTGCCAATTCTTTCAGTGGCCAGGATTTGCTTTGCAGCCTTTCGAATGCCAGAAGCTTGGAGTTACTAGCTCATTCAGGGGAG GTGGTCATGGTTAGGGAACTGAGAAGGTGCTCAAAATTTGGCAACTTGAAGACCTTATCCCTTGGTGAGTGGTGTATGGCTGCTGAGTTTGATGGATTAATTTTCTTACTTCAGGAGACACCTAATTTGGAGAGGCTTTTTCTTAAGCTTGAATTG AACTACGATAACAAGGAGGCAGTAAATATTGGTGTCAAACTAAAGGAAAGATCGTTTGCCTGCAAAAATCTTGAAGTGGTGAATATTAGATGCTCTAAAGATGATGGAAGAGTCCATATGTTAGCAGAACTCTTTGGTGCTAATGGGTTACCCCTTGAGAAGATTTTTGTTCGCCGAACAGGCAGCACCT ACCTTCGtaacatgaaaaaaatgagaaaaattgcCAGGGATGAGCTACGAAAAGCTAGGTGGTTCCAGCTGTTAAATCTATAA